A DNA window from Ovis aries strain OAR_USU_Benz2616 breed Rambouillet chromosome 7, ARS-UI_Ramb_v3.0, whole genome shotgun sequence contains the following coding sequences:
- the RAB15 gene encoding ras-related protein Rab-15 isoform X3, which yields MKTIEVDGIKVRIQIWDTAGQERYQTITKQYYRRAQGIFLVYDISSERSYQHIMKWVSDVDEYAPEGVQKILIGNKADEEQKRQVGREQGQQLAREYGMDFYETSACTNLNIKESFTRLTELVLQAHRKELEGLRTRANHELALAELEEDEGKPEGPENSSKTCWC from the exons ATGAAGACCATAGAGGTAGATGGCATCAAAGTACGGATACAGATTTG GGACACGGCAGGGCAGGAGAGGTATCAGACCATCACAAAGCAGTACTATAGACGGGCCCAG gGAATATTTTTAGTCTATGACATTAGCAGCGAGCGCTCTTACCAGCACATCATGAAGTGGGTCAGTGATGTGGACGAG TACGCACCAGAAGGTGTCCAGAAGATACTTATAGGGAACAAGGCCGATGAAGAGCAGAAACGGCAGGTGGGAAGAGAACAAGGGCAGCAG CTGGCTAGAGAGTATGGCATGGACTTTTACGAAACAAGTGCCTGCACCAACCTCAACATTAAAGAG TCCTTCACGCGCCTGACGGAGCTGGTGCTGCAAGCCCACAGGAAGGAGCTGGAAGGTCTGCGGACACGTGCTAACCACGAATTGGCCTTGGCAGAGCTGGAGGAGGATGAAGGCAAACCTGAGGGCCCGGAAAACTCTTCAAAAACCTGCTGGTGCTGA
- the RAB15 gene encoding ras-related protein Rab-15 isoform X2, with the protein MGVAFRGPGGTGGGAIPPVWPQWPDPRDSPPRPAYGCGCRCRDTAGQERYQTITKQYYRRAQGIFLVYDISSERSYQHIMKWVSDVDEYAPEGVQKILIGNKADEEQKRQVGREQGQQLAREYGMDFYETSACTNLNIKESFTRLTELVLQAHRKELEGLRTRANHELALAELEEDEGKPEGPENSSKTCWC; encoded by the exons ATGGGCGTTGCCTTCAGAGGTCCCGGAGGGACTGGAGGTGGAGCCATCCCACCAGTCTGGCCGCAGTGGCCCGATCCTAGAGACAGTCCTCCAAGGCCCGCGTATGGTTGTGGCTGCCGGTGCAG GGACACGGCAGGGCAGGAGAGGTATCAGACCATCACAAAGCAGTACTATAGACGGGCCCAG gGAATATTTTTAGTCTATGACATTAGCAGCGAGCGCTCTTACCAGCACATCATGAAGTGGGTCAGTGATGTGGACGAG TACGCACCAGAAGGTGTCCAGAAGATACTTATAGGGAACAAGGCCGATGAAGAGCAGAAACGGCAGGTGGGAAGAGAACAAGGGCAGCAG CTGGCTAGAGAGTATGGCATGGACTTTTACGAAACAAGTGCCTGCACCAACCTCAACATTAAAGAG TCCTTCACGCGCCTGACGGAGCTGGTGCTGCAAGCCCACAGGAAGGAGCTGGAAGGTCTGCGGACACGTGCTAACCACGAATTGGCCTTGGCAGAGCTGGAGGAGGATGAAGGCAAACCTGAGGGCCCGGAAAACTCTTCAAAAACCTGCTGGTGCTGA